The following DNA comes from Mugil cephalus isolate CIBA_MC_2020 chromosome 6, CIBA_Mcephalus_1.1, whole genome shotgun sequence.
AGAAACATGAGTAAACTGAGttggacttttattttaagtaggGTTATGGATTATTTTTCTAGAGTCTTTGTATCATCTGCAGTAAATGCTGGTCAGTTTGGGAACCCAGAGGTGTGCTGGCGAAAACCCAAGTAATGAAGTGCAGGGAACATTTTAGCCACAGAGAAGGAACATAATAAAAGTCCTTCTACGTTGAACTGTGTGCTATATTTAGACTGGCGTGGAATTCATCTTTACTCACACAACATTTTCCAACCTGCACTCTTCAGAGCCAACACACCACATGGTCAAAGACAGTGAAtcgtgtttttttagttttttaaaccTCTGAAGAGAGAGCTATATAACCATCAGTTCCCCTCTAAAAATGCTCTCTGCTAACTGGGTGCAGCaataacaatatttaaaatatagctTACTGATAAAGAGTATATTATTCAGCCCTTTTAGTACTGAAGAGCAGCTAATACTTCCTCTCAAAAGCTGAACTCACTATGCAGAACAAACTGATTCCAATCATCTATTGTATTTACAGCACTTTTCTAAAGTCCAGCCTGTTTTTGGTAAATGTATCATCTgtgcatctttatttattacCTTCTGATCATCCATGCCATCAAATAAAAGTCTCATTTGTATCGTTTCCTTTGGCAGGTATAGACCAAGCTATGTGGACAAAAATCAAGTTCAGTAAGTAATTAAGTACACTTGCCTAAGGTTACACAATACAAACCATTTCTTTGCAAAATGAAAGACACACTGCTCCAAAGTTTAAGACAGAGGAGATAACTGGAGAACTTTGCACCActatttgacagaaaaaaatgatacaTTATTCAATTTCTTGTGCATCTTTCACACTAACCAGATAAAGGTACATCTGAAATTATTTGAGGATCAAGATAACTGACAATAACAGATTCCTTAAGAAGTTCTACAgcatattcatatattcatattgATCCCTAGGTATTTAGAAAGGGACGTAACTTCAGTCCAATTGATATATAGTTTTTAATGgttaatattctttttttttctttagaaaattTCCCATGTTCAGTGTGGCAGTCACCGTCCCGTACAACAATGACCAGAAAACGTATGATATGACAGAAGTCCATGAGGATGGTCAGCAAGTGAGAGACACGATTCTGAAATGCCGTGTGTACACCAGTAGCAGGGTGGTGGCTGCCACCGTTCTGAGATGGCCTAATGTTCTGAGTCAGTGTCCTGATGAACTTGTGCAATGGCCTCATGTTTTAAGAAATTGTAAGAAAGGGGTTAAGACATGGGCTGATGTTCAGAAATATTGTCCTGAGGCGGTCCATGAGGGTAGAGCTGATCATGCAGAGTACCGCATCCTACAGAACTTCAACTCCTTGATCACAAATCgcaacagaaatgatttgttGGTTTTCTATGTCCGTGCATCCCCATGTCCTAGTAGATGTACAAGACCAGACAGTCACTGGAACATTCTGACAAGTATAACACAGGTCACAGGCTGGGATAATTatgctgttgttttctctgataTATTCAAACCCCGTGATGGTTCATGGATTGCAGAGGAAGAACAACGTGGAGCACTTGAACGGCTTGCGACAGACATTGGTCTAAAAAACATATTCCGTTGTTACGGACAAGGAAGTGCTTTTCAGTGCACCAGCTGCTCTGAAAAGGGTTCAGTTAACGAGCAGTGTTACAAACCCTAACACCTTCCAGTAAAACAAGAAACTTGAAAATGTTTACACAATCAAGTTTAATGCAAATATGGTTTCACACCGCGCTGAGGTCATGTTGGGTTTTTGTcctgtctccatgttttgtcttttaacttcctgttttattttgaaaagaaactCTCCTCTGCTTTCAGGTCTCTTGCCCTTCCTCTTGTGTTACCAGTGTGATTGTCGTCTCTGATTCCCATTTACTTCCACCTCTTCCCCATTAACTCCATGTGTTCAAATAGTCTGCATCTCCCTTGTCTAGTGCCAGGGTGTTAGTCTTTGTGTGTTCACCTCAGCCT
Coding sequences within:
- the LOC125009591 gene encoding uncharacterized protein LOC125009591 gives rise to the protein MAGLCWMVVTVTVLVSTEISSAVDQNQLKVIVQEIQNRYRPSYVDKNQVQKFPMFSVAVTVPYNNDQKTYDMTEVHEDGQQVRDTILKCRVYTSSRVVAATVLRWPNVLSQCPDELVQWPHVLRNCKKGVKTWADVQKYCPEAVHEGRADHAEYRILQNFNSLITNRNRNDLLVFYVRASPCPSRCTRPDSHWNILTSITQVTGWDNYAVVFSDIFKPRDGSWIAEEEQRGALERLATDIGLKNIFRCYGQGSAFQCTSCSEKGSVNEQCYKP